Proteins encoded together in one Nitrosopumilus sp. window:
- a CDS encoding DNA-binding protein, producing MSFPEPDELPQHNQDHESVAQKEQILKQILSPEARMRLNNIKMVKAELCELVEQYLIGMATQGKIRGQLNDDQLKQILLSIQQPKRDFKINRV from the coding sequence ATGAGTTTTCCAGAACCTGACGAATTACCTCAACATAACCAAGATCACGAATCAGTAGCACAAAAAGAGCAAATTCTAAAACAAATTCTTTCACCAGAAGCTCGAATGAGATTAAACAATATCAAAATGGTAAAAGCTGAACTATGTGAATTAGTTGAACAATATTTGATCGGAATGGCAACTCAAGGAAAAATTAGAGGTCAGCTAAATGATGATCAATTAAAGCAAATATTACTTTCAATTCAACAACCAAAACGCGATTTTAAGATAAACCGAGTCTAA
- a CDS encoding 30S ribosomal protein S19e, translating into MAKVYDVPADVLIGKLAAILKNEDIPAPSWIPFVKSGAHADKPPQDRDWWYTRCASLMRKIYLNGPIGVNELRNEYGGGKPSGYGAAHHKDAGGAIIRNAIHGLEKLGYIEQVEKKGRIVSKQGMQKLDRLATEILKELIVENPQLKVYT; encoded by the coding sequence ATGGCAAAGGTTTACGACGTACCAGCAGATGTATTGATTGGAAAATTAGCTGCAATTCTCAAGAATGAAGATATTCCAGCTCCTAGTTGGATTCCATTTGTTAAAAGCGGAGCTCATGCCGACAAACCACCACAAGACAGAGATTGGTGGTATACTAGATGTGCATCATTAATGAGAAAAATTTACCTTAACGGACCTATTGGAGTAAATGAATTGAGAAATGAATATGGTGGTGGTAAACCATCAGGATATGGAGCAGCACATCATAAAGATGCAGGCGGTGCAATTATCAGAAATGCAATTCATGGATTAGAAAAATTAGGTTACATTGAGCAAGTTGAGAAAAAAGGGCGTATTGTTTCAAAACAAGGAATGCAAAAACTTGATAGACTTGCAACAGAAATTCTTAAAGAACTAATTGTTGAAAATCCTCAATTGAAAGTATACACTTAG
- a CDS encoding cupredoxin domain-containing protein: MNSFVPVNSETIVFSPPSNIFLKAVKSSQGDYYYQSTKGGKTVPSVQGMSPSIKVSKGNLVQIHLINEEKNELGLSSKHNLNIDEFNVHTKDLGYFQSESITFLADKTGSFEYYSSIHPNMKGIIVVD, encoded by the coding sequence TTGAATTCATTTGTTCCAGTAAATTCTGAAACTATTGTTTTTTCTCCTCCTTCGAACATATTTTTAAAAGCCGTAAAGTCATCCCAAGGAGATTATTATTATCAGTCAACAAAAGGTGGTAAAACAGTTCCCTCTGTTCAAGGTATGTCGCCATCAATTAAAGTATCAAAAGGAAATCTTGTTCAGATTCATTTGATTAATGAGGAAAAAAATGAACTTGGTTTGTCTTCCAAACATAATTTGAATATTGATGAATTTAATGTTCATACAAAAGATCTAGGATATTTTCAAAGTGAGTCTATCACATTTTTGGCAGATAAAACCGGTTCTTTTGAATACTATTCATCAATTCATCCCAACATGAAGGGAATTATTGTTGTAGATTGA